The following are encoded together in the Cyanobacterium aponinum PCC 10605 genome:
- a CDS encoding diflavin flavoprotein, whose amino-acid sequence MVATTVQKTSHRLTTQIDIIAKDTTAIRSLDWDRDRFDIEFGLQNGTTYNSYIIESEKKALVDTSHLKFKQLYFDALNQVINPQDLDYLIISHTEPDHSGLVKDLLEIGPHITVVASKVAIQFLEGFVHLDFKKQIVKNGDRLDLGNGHVIEFVNAPNLHWPDTIFSYDHGTGIMFTCDAFGMHYCSDYLYDENLQDIEPDYRFYYECLMAPNARSVLSAMKRMDALGEINLVANGHGPILKYNVKELLDRYHRWSSEQSKGEKTVAVFYISDYGYSDRISQAIAKGITKTGITVEMFDLNGIEIQEIPEIVSSSAGIVLGMPPLSSQALNNKVGTILATVNSKQYFGLYESYGGDDEPIDPLGTKLRDLGLNEAFASIRIKETPLETTYQICEESGVDLGQFLTKKATIKQRKALDSDLDKAIGRISGGLYIITAQKGETNGAMLASWVTQASFEPPGFTVAVAKDRAIESLLQVDDTFVLNILEEGNYQNLMKHFLKRFPPGADRFAGVKVQTANNGSPILIDALAYLECQVVSRMDCGDHWIVYSKVTAGRVSKSDALTAVHHRKVGNYY is encoded by the coding sequence ATGGTAGCGACCACCGTTCAAAAAACCTCTCATCGTTTAACTACGCAAATTGATATTATTGCTAAGGATACTACCGCAATTCGTTCTTTAGATTGGGATCGTGATCGCTTTGATATTGAATTTGGTTTGCAAAACGGCACAACTTATAATTCCTATATTATCGAGTCAGAAAAAAAGGCTTTAGTTGATACCTCTCATCTTAAATTTAAACAGTTATACTTTGACGCATTAAATCAGGTTATTAATCCCCAAGATCTTGATTATCTGATTATTTCCCACACTGAACCTGATCATAGTGGCTTAGTTAAAGACTTGTTAGAAATTGGTCCCCACATTACGGTAGTGGCTTCTAAAGTTGCCATTCAATTTTTAGAGGGATTTGTTCACCTCGATTTTAAAAAACAGATTGTCAAAAATGGCGATCGCCTCGATTTAGGTAATGGTCATGTAATCGAATTTGTTAATGCTCCTAATTTGCATTGGCCCGACACCATTTTTAGCTACGATCATGGTACTGGTATTATGTTTACCTGTGATGCTTTTGGGATGCACTATTGTAGTGATTATCTCTACGACGAAAATTTACAAGACATTGAGCCAGACTACCGCTTTTATTATGAGTGTTTGATGGCACCAAATGCCCGTTCGGTTTTATCCGCCATGAAAAGAATGGACGCATTGGGAGAAATTAACCTTGTAGCTAATGGTCACGGACCTATTCTCAAGTATAATGTCAAAGAATTGCTCGATCGCTATCACCGTTGGAGTAGCGAACAAAGTAAAGGGGAAAAAACGGTTGCAGTATTTTATATTTCTGATTATGGATACAGCGATCGCATCTCTCAAGCTATTGCCAAAGGAATTACCAAAACTGGGATTACAGTAGAAATGTTCGATCTCAATGGCATAGAAATTCAAGAAATTCCCGAAATAGTAAGTTCTAGTGCAGGAATAGTCTTGGGAATGCCCCCCCTATCATCTCAAGCCTTAAACAACAAAGTTGGCACAATTTTAGCTACAGTTAACAGCAAGCAATACTTTGGCTTATACGAGTCTTATGGTGGCGATGACGAACCTATCGATCCTTTAGGGACTAAACTAAGAGATTTAGGCTTAAATGAAGCCTTTGCCTCTATTCGGATTAAAGAAACTCCCCTAGAAACCACTTATCAAATATGCGAAGAGTCTGGAGTTGACTTAGGACAGTTTTTAACCAAAAAAGCAACCATTAAGCAAAGAAAAGCCCTTGATAGTGACTTAGATAAAGCCATTGGGCGTATAAGTGGTGGTTTATATATTATTACAGCCCAAAAAGGTGAAACTAACGGAGCTATGTTAGCTTCTTGGGTAACACAGGCTAGTTTTGAACCCCCCGGATTTACCGTTGCCGTTGCTAAAGATCGTGCGATCGAATCCTTACTACAAGTAGATGATACCTTTGTTTTAAATATCCTTGAAGAAGGAAACTATCAAAACTTAATGAAACACTTTTTAAAACGTTTCCCCCCCGGTGCTGATCGTTTTGCAGGAGTAAAAGTTCAAACAGCCAATAATGGTTCACCCATTCTCATTGATGCCTTAGCCTACTTAGAATGTCAAGTCGTTAGTAGAATGGATTGCGGGGATCATTGGATCGTTTATAGTAAAGTTACAGCAGGTAGAGTTTCAAAATCAGACGCATTAACCGCCGTACATCATCGCAAAGTCGGTAATTACTATTAA
- a CDS encoding microcompartments protein — MGVELRSYVYLDRLQPQHASYIGTVALGFLPLPGDASLWIEISPGIEINRITDVALKSAVVRPGVQFVERLYGLLEIHSSNQGEVKTAGMAILDALGVSEKDSLKPEVVSSQIIRNIDPYQAQIINRNRRGQMLLAGETLYVLEVKPAAYAALAANEAEKAALINILTVQAVGSFGRLYLGGAERDIKAGAAAALDAIANIGGRVSVSKINE, encoded by the coding sequence ATGGGTGTTGAACTCCGAAGCTATGTCTATCTCGATCGATTACAACCTCAACACGCTTCCTATATAGGTACGGTTGCTCTAGGATTTTTACCTTTACCCGGTGATGCTTCTTTATGGATTGAAATATCCCCCGGAATTGAAATAAATCGAATTACTGATGTGGCTTTGAAGTCTGCTGTAGTCAGACCGGGAGTTCAATTTGTGGAACGTCTTTATGGTTTATTGGAGATTCATTCTAGTAATCAAGGGGAAGTGAAAACGGCTGGAATGGCGATTTTAGATGCTTTAGGTGTGAGTGAAAAAGATTCTCTTAAACCAGAGGTGGTTTCTAGCCAAATTATTCGCAATATTGACCCTTATCAAGCCCAAATCATTAATCGTAATCGTCGAGGACAAATGTTGTTAGCAGGAGAAACTCTTTATGTGTTGGAAGTTAAACCAGCCGCTTATGCGGCATTGGCGGCAAACGAAGCGGAGAAGGCGGCGTTGATTAATATTTTGACGGTTCAGGCGGTGGGTAGTTTTGGACGACTTTATTTAGGAGGTGCTGAAAGGGATATTAAGGCAGGGGCGGCGGCGGCTTTAGATGCGATCGCAAATATCGGTGGGAGAGTAAGTGTTTCAAAAATAAATGAATAA
- the trpE gene encoding anthranilate synthase component I, which produces MIFPDFSAFSNLVHQGNFIPVYRELVADLETPVSAWYKVCADQPHSFLLESVEGGENLGRYSFLGCDPVWILEARGNQTKQVHRDGKIETFSGNPFNILSQCLETIKPVKLPELPPGIGGLFGYWGYELISWIEPRVNVYPASAESLPDGIWMQVDNLLIFDQVKRKIWAIAYADLRQEHLSLEEIYNQACDKISKLVLKLQLPLPVSAKPLEFNPPPKTQKNHRIQYKSNTSKEAFCANVEKAKEYIKAGDIFQVVISQKLQSHYQGHPFELYRSLRLINPSPYMAYYNFHGWQLIGSSPEVMVKAEKTNDGKTKAVVRPIAGTRPRGRNYQEDQFLAQDLLNDPKERAEHVMLVDLGRNDLGRVCVKGSVEVDELMVIERYSHVMHIVSNVVGELAGDYCAWDLLKAAFPAGTVSGAPKIRAMEIINELEPERRGPYSGVYGYYDFEGQLNTAITIRTMVVETLSGTENHLVSVQAGAGLVADSDPDKEYQETLNKARGLLEAISSLS; this is translated from the coding sequence ATGATTTTTCCCGATTTTTCTGCATTTTCTAACCTTGTTCATCAGGGAAATTTTATTCCTGTTTATCGAGAATTGGTAGCGGATTTAGAAACCCCTGTTTCTGCTTGGTATAAAGTTTGTGCAGACCAGCCCCATAGTTTCTTGTTAGAGTCAGTAGAAGGTGGGGAAAATTTAGGAAGATATAGCTTTTTAGGTTGTGATCCGGTTTGGATACTAGAAGCAAGGGGAAATCAGACCAAACAAGTTCATCGTGACGGTAAAATCGAAACTTTTTCAGGAAATCCCTTTAACATCCTCTCTCAATGTTTAGAAACTATTAAACCTGTTAAATTACCAGAGTTGCCCCCCGGTATTGGCGGACTATTTGGCTATTGGGGTTATGAGTTAATTTCTTGGATTGAACCACGAGTCAACGTTTATCCTGCCTCTGCGGAAAGTTTACCCGATGGTATTTGGATGCAGGTAGATAATTTATTGATTTTTGATCAAGTTAAAAGAAAAATATGGGCGATCGCATATGCAGATTTAAGACAGGAGCATTTAAGCCTAGAAGAAATCTACAATCAGGCTTGTGACAAAATTTCTAAATTAGTTTTAAAGCTACAATTACCTTTACCTGTATCCGCAAAACCCCTTGAATTTAACCCCCCGCCAAAAACTCAAAAAAATCATCGCATTCAATACAAAAGCAACACCAGCAAAGAGGCATTTTGTGCCAATGTGGAAAAAGCTAAAGAATACATTAAAGCAGGAGATATTTTTCAAGTAGTCATTTCTCAGAAATTACAATCTCATTATCAAGGTCATCCTTTTGAGTTGTATCGCTCTTTACGTTTGATTAACCCTTCCCCTTATATGGCTTACTATAACTTTCACGGATGGCAGTTAATCGGCTCTTCTCCTGAAGTAATGGTTAAAGCAGAAAAAACTAATGATGGTAAAACCAAAGCCGTAGTCCGTCCCATTGCAGGAACACGTCCAAGGGGCAGAAACTATCAAGAAGACCAATTTTTAGCCCAAGACTTACTCAATGATCCCAAAGAAAGGGCAGAACACGTCATGTTAGTAGATTTAGGCAGAAATGACTTAGGCAGGGTCTGTGTAAAAGGAAGCGTGGAAGTCGATGAATTGATGGTTATTGAACGTTATTCCCACGTAATGCACATAGTTAGTAATGTTGTGGGGGAGTTAGCAGGGGATTACTGTGCATGGGATTTACTAAAGGCGGCTTTCCCCGCAGGTACAGTAAGTGGAGCGCCTAAAATTCGAGCAATGGAAATTATTAATGAACTTGAACCCGAAAGGAGGGGACCTTATTCTGGGGTTTATGGTTACTATGATTTTGAAGGACAGTTAAATACTGCTATCACAATTAGAACGATGGTTGTGGAAACCCTTTCTGGGACGGAAAATCACTTGGTATCCGTTCAAGCTGGAGCAGGCTTAGTCGCTGACTCAGATCCAGACAAGGAGTATCAAGAAACTTTGAATAAAGCTAGAGGTTTGCTAGAGGCGATTAGTAGCTTAAGCTAA
- a CDS encoding tetratricopeptide repeat protein, translating to MVNTNKKTTPKQIFRRVLVILSGLSFFSFSIFGVVKMLKSPSNANQPQQQETDSAQAILEKEAQGYKLVLQREPDNIFALEKLVQIYLSGGDLASALPLMEKLVSLQPENQSYQEALSFIKQGLAQQNNPSTNTPNPPSQSPE from the coding sequence ATGGTTAACACAAATAAAAAAACCACTCCTAAACAAATTTTTCGTAGGGTTTTAGTAATTTTATCTGGGCTTTCTTTTTTCTCTTTTTCAATTTTTGGCGTTGTAAAAATGTTGAAAAGTCCTAGTAATGCCAATCAACCTCAACAACAAGAAACTGATTCGGCTCAAGCAATTTTAGAAAAAGAGGCTCAGGGTTATAAATTGGTTTTGCAAAGAGAACCTGATAACATTTTTGCCTTAGAAAAGCTAGTTCAAATTTATCTATCTGGTGGAGATTTAGCTTCTGCCCTACCCCTAATGGAAAAATTAGTAAGTCTTCAACCAGAAAATCAAAGTTATCAAGAAGCCCTAAGTTTTATTAAACAAGGTTTAGCACAGCAAAATAATCCATCTACAAACACCCCAAATCCTCCTTCTCAATCTCCTGAATGA
- a CDS encoding DegT/DnrJ/EryC1/StrS family aminotransferase gives MKIPILDLKPQYQSLKGEIDSAIASVLESTQFVLGSEVTALETEIADYLGVKHAIGVNSGTDALVIALRALNIGAGDEVITTSFSFYATAESISIVGATPIFADISTTTFNIDASSILEKITPKTKAIIPVHLYGQPAAMGKIQEIAKQHNLKVIEDCAQAFGAIYYGDCPDCQENCQKPLRDSLVGKYVGNLGDFGAYSFYPTKNLGAYGDAGMIVTNDDELAELAKMLRVHGSKKNYHNELLGYNSRLDSLQACILRVKLKYINQWNQTRQKVAEIYNHLLANNENIITPNISKGHVFHQYTIRVINGKRDQLKEYLAQQGIGSMIYYPIPQDQLPVYKDKYYPNPISMKLAQEVLSLPIYPELTQENIEFVAQTINDFFYN, from the coding sequence ATGAAAATTCCCATTCTTGATTTAAAGCCTCAATACCAATCCTTAAAGGGGGAAATCGATAGTGCGATCGCCTCTGTATTAGAATCAACTCAATTTGTTCTAGGTTCAGAAGTAACAGCCCTAGAAACAGAAATAGCCGATTATTTAGGTGTGAAACACGCTATTGGGGTAAATTCTGGAACAGATGCCTTAGTTATTGCCTTGAGAGCTTTAAATATAGGAGCGGGAGACGAAGTTATTACCACTTCATTTTCTTTTTATGCTACGGCTGAATCTATCAGTATTGTCGGGGCGACACCCATTTTTGCTGATATTTCTACCACCACTTTCAACATCGATGCCAGCTCAATTTTAGAAAAAATTACCCCAAAAACCAAAGCAATTATACCTGTACACCTTTATGGACAACCTGCCGCTATGGGGAAAATTCAGGAAATCGCCAAACAACATAACTTAAAGGTTATCGAAGATTGTGCTCAAGCATTTGGTGCAATATACTATGGTGATTGTCCAGATTGTCAGGAAAACTGTCAAAAACCCTTAAGAGATTCCTTAGTTGGTAAATACGTGGGTAATTTAGGGGATTTCGGTGCTTATTCTTTCTATCCCACCAAAAACCTAGGGGCATACGGAGACGCAGGAATGATTGTCACGAATGATGATGAACTTGCTGAGTTAGCGAAAATGTTGCGAGTTCACGGCTCAAAAAAGAATTATCACAATGAATTGTTAGGTTATAATTCACGCCTTGATAGTTTACAAGCCTGTATTTTAAGAGTAAAATTAAAGTATATAAATCAGTGGAATCAAACAAGACAAAAAGTTGCAGAAATTTATAATCACCTATTAGCAAATAACGAAAATATCATTACTCCTAATATTAGTAAAGGTCATGTTTTTCATCAATATACCATCAGAGTAATAAATGGAAAAAGAGATCAACTGAAAGAATATTTAGCTCAACAAGGCATAGGCTCAATGATTTACTATCCCATTCCTCAAGATCAATTACCTGTTTATAAAGATAAATACTACCCAAATCCTATTTCAATGAAGTTAGCGCAAGAAGTTTTAAGTTTACCAATTTACCCAGAATTGACTCAGGAAAATATAGAATTTGTTGCTCAAACTATTAATGATTTTTTCTATAATTAA
- a CDS encoding tRNA (5-methylaminomethyl-2-thiouridine)(34)-methyltransferase MnmD, producing the protein MTSFETRITEDGSKTFYSSEFGETFHTKYGAKTEAEITYIKGCQIPEKIKYQNHLRILDICFGLGYNTAAAIDYILKENPQCFIEIIGLELDENVPIQALNNNLLNDWQPTIVDILQELIINKQVISPNFKLSLLIGDARDAIASLVEQNWQGDAIFLDPFSPPKCPQLWTVEFLSLVAKCLNQEGILATYSCSAAVRTALQLAGLKLGANFCIGRRSPGTLASYNERILPPLSLMELEHLQTRASIPFRDLSLRDTAEIIKKRREKEQLLSNLESTSKWKKRWFNPKKLRKLTDDNPS; encoded by the coding sequence ATGACATCTTTTGAAACAAGAATCACGGAAGATGGTTCAAAAACTTTTTACTCGTCAGAGTTTGGAGAAACATTCCATACTAAATATGGAGCAAAAACAGAAGCAGAAATAACTTATATAAAAGGTTGTCAGATACCAGAAAAAATTAAGTATCAAAATCATTTACGCATTCTCGATATTTGTTTTGGTTTAGGTTATAATACGGCGGCGGCTATAGACTATATTCTGAAAGAGAATCCTCAGTGCTTTATAGAAATCATTGGTTTAGAATTAGATGAAAATGTTCCCATTCAAGCCTTAAATAATAATCTGCTAAATGATTGGCAACCAACAATTGTCGATATTTTACAAGAATTAATTATTAACAAACAAGTAATTTCACCTAACTTTAAATTAAGTTTATTAATTGGAGATGCAAGAGATGCGATCGCATCTTTAGTAGAACAAAATTGGCAGGGAGATGCTATTTTTCTTGACCCCTTTTCCCCCCCTAAATGCCCTCAATTATGGACTGTAGAATTTTTATCTTTAGTGGCAAAATGTCTTAATCAAGAAGGTATTTTAGCGACTTATTCTTGCTCTGCCGCAGTACGCACAGCCTTACAATTAGCAGGATTAAAATTAGGTGCAAACTTTTGTATCGGGAGGCGATCGCCCGGAACTTTAGCTAGTTACAATGAAAGAATACTGCCCCCTCTATCATTAATGGAATTAGAACATTTACAAACGAGAGCATCAATTCCCTTCCGAGATTTATCCTTAAGGGATACAGCAGAAATTATCAAAAAAAGAAGAGAAAAAGAGCAACTATTAAGTAATTTAGAATCAACAAGTAAGTGGAAAAAAAGATGGTTTAATCCGAAAAAATTGCGTAAATTAACTGATGACAATCCATCATAA
- a CDS encoding HD-GYP domain-containing protein, whose product MIKCKQVQELSTQEITLPTVSTPSKVMVVDDQPLSLLHAVDLVQYQGYRVVEVNDSRQALKIAFEEQPDVILADVVMPEINGVELTKHLKLEPHTQSIPVLLMSVTEESQLRHQALKAGAEDVVLKPLDHTVLYPKLKNLAQQKRLNEVLNQTQKVLLNLATLIKAKSGYDYQSSFQLANLVRGFAEYLELPHSDIEDLVFAAYIHDIGTVSIPDYIFHKHGALTSEEKEIIHQHCVIGEQICQPLHNRPNLLKIIRHHHEKYDGSGYPDGLTMEQIPYLAQIFQLVDIYYALTKNRQSKTTYTPSSALDILEEEVIKGWRNPKLWEQFQQFIFLQLSSFCLSV is encoded by the coding sequence ATGATTAAATGTAAACAAGTGCAAGAACTCAGCACACAGGAAATAACCCTTCCCACAGTTTCTACACCGAGTAAGGTTATGGTAGTAGATGATCAACCTTTGAGTTTACTTCACGCCGTTGATTTAGTGCAATATCAAGGTTATAGAGTGGTAGAAGTTAATGATAGTCGTCAAGCATTAAAAATTGCTTTTGAAGAACAACCCGACGTTATTCTTGCCGATGTAGTAATGCCAGAAATTAACGGTGTGGAATTGACTAAGCATCTAAAACTCGAACCTCATACTCAATCAATCCCCGTTTTATTGATGTCTGTTACAGAAGAATCCCAACTGCGTCATCAAGCTTTGAAAGCAGGAGCAGAAGATGTAGTATTAAAACCACTCGATCATACTGTTTTGTACCCAAAACTCAAAAATCTCGCTCAACAAAAACGCCTCAATGAAGTTCTAAATCAAACTCAAAAAGTTTTGCTCAATCTCGCCACTTTAATAAAAGCAAAATCTGGTTATGACTATCAATCATCATTTCAGTTAGCAAATTTAGTTAGAGGTTTTGCTGAGTATTTAGAATTACCTCATAGCGATATAGAAGATTTAGTATTCGCCGCTTATATTCATGATATAGGAACAGTGAGTATTCCCGATTATATTTTCCACAAACATGGAGCATTAACATCAGAAGAAAAAGAAATAATTCATCAACACTGTGTTATCGGAGAACAAATTTGCCAACCTTTACACAATCGTCCTAATTTGTTAAAAATAATTCGTCATCATCACGAAAAATATGATGGTAGTGGTTATCCAGATGGTTTAACTATGGAACAAATTCCTTATCTTGCACAAATTTTTCAATTAGTTGATATATACTATGCTCTAACCAAAAATCGTCAATCCAAAACCACTTACACTCCTTCATCTGCCCTAGACATTCTTGAAGAAGAAGTGATCAAAGGGTGGCGTAATCCTAAATTAT